One Luteolibacter flavescens DNA segment encodes these proteins:
- a CDS encoding acyl-CoA desaturase, whose protein sequence is MKLSIPFGRVDWINTAFLGVITLLALIAAPIYLWHYDAGPVLWSLFAFYCIATGMSITLGYHRLFSHLSFKAKWPVRLFTLVFGACAFENSALNWCSDHRRHHKHVDHDDDPYDISKGFIWAHIGWILFKTLPEPPLDNVNDLRKDKLVMWQHRWDKMIALVVGLILPAVIGYFAVGGAMGALGGFLIVGVLRVFCVQQCTFFINSLCHTIGRQPYSTRCSARDSFVMSLVTFGEGYHNYHHEFQHDYRNGVKPWNFDPTKWAIWAMSKVGLTSDLRRVPATKVLLAEMAEARRHANQELARVQAQNDHPLRDKTLEAMNALIERLSANYHELEKAMADRVELSRKALRGWQKETRELLQNVSQLRRGRAVPAQA, encoded by the coding sequence ATGAAATTGAGCATTCCCTTCGGGCGGGTCGATTGGATCAACACGGCGTTCCTCGGCGTCATCACCCTGCTCGCACTCATCGCGGCTCCCATCTACCTCTGGCATTACGATGCCGGTCCGGTGCTCTGGAGCCTGTTTGCTTTCTACTGCATCGCCACTGGCATGAGCATCACGCTCGGCTATCACCGGCTATTCTCGCACCTCTCGTTCAAGGCCAAGTGGCCGGTGCGCCTCTTCACTCTCGTCTTCGGCGCCTGCGCCTTCGAGAACTCCGCGCTGAACTGGTGCTCCGACCATCGCCGCCACCACAAGCACGTGGACCACGACGATGATCCGTACGACATCTCGAAGGGCTTCATCTGGGCCCACATCGGCTGGATCCTCTTCAAGACCCTGCCTGAGCCGCCGCTCGACAACGTGAATGACCTCCGCAAGGACAAGCTGGTCATGTGGCAGCACCGCTGGGACAAGATGATCGCCCTCGTCGTGGGCCTCATCCTCCCCGCCGTCATCGGCTACTTCGCCGTGGGTGGTGCCATGGGTGCCCTCGGTGGCTTCCTCATCGTCGGCGTGCTGCGGGTCTTCTGCGTCCAGCAGTGCACCTTCTTCATCAATTCGCTCTGCCACACCATCGGCCGCCAGCCCTACTCGACCCGCTGCAGCGCTCGTGACAGCTTCGTGATGTCTCTCGTCACCTTCGGCGAGGGCTACCACAACTACCACCACGAGTTCCAGCACGACTACCGCAATGGCGTGAAGCCGTGGAACTTCGACCCCACCAAGTGGGCGATCTGGGCAATGTCAAAGGTCGGCCTGACCAGCGACCTCCGCCGCGTGCCGGCCACCAAGGTGCTGCTCGCCGAGATGGCCGAGGCACGCCGCCATGCGAATCAGGAACTCGCCCGCGTGCAGGCCCAGAACGACCACCCGCTGCGCGACAAGACCCTCGAGGCCATGAACGCGCTGATCGAGCGCCTCAGCGCCAACTACCACGAGCTGGAGAAGGCCATGGCCGACCGCGTGGAACTCTCCCGGAAAGCCCTGCGCGGCTGGCAAAAGGAGACCCGCGAACTCCTCCAGAACGTGTCCCAGCTCCGCCGCGGCCGCGCGGTGCCTGCCCAGGCCTGA
- a CDS encoding MATE family efflux transporter, with protein MTLPQILSESRTTIRLAIPLIIGQLGQMLIGLSDTLMLGRYGITELAASSFSNTIIYLPMMLGIGMSMAVSIRVSQARGADDPAAARAALRHGIYITGVLGLFTVALALALLPFLHLFKQDPEVVAIAPTFFVLIAISMIPAMISMAVKNHADAMNRPWPVFWISLGGVLFDIFLNWVMIFGKLGMPELGLEGAAISTVIARAVVLAAMIWWCLRDPGIREWVPQRWFRAPDWVAMRSLLRTGFPASMHLLAEVSAFVMATFIIGNMGKAALASHQVAITCAGTIFMVPLGLSMALTVRMGEAFGAKNHGAMRAIVTSGWGMGIAFTVISATSFVLFNRELASAFIEGDRAAEVLEAAAALLIVAAAFQFCDALQIISAGALRGLDDVHTPAWIAFWAYWVISIPLGWCLAHPLKFGVTGMWWGITAGLTITAVLLGHRVWRKTAAGVAG; from the coding sequence ATGACTCTTCCGCAGATCCTTTCCGAAAGCCGCACCACCATCCGGCTGGCGATACCGCTCATCATCGGCCAGCTCGGCCAGATGCTCATCGGCCTGTCCGACACGCTCATGCTCGGGCGGTACGGCATCACCGAGCTCGCCGCATCGTCCTTCTCGAATACGATCATCTACCTGCCGATGATGCTCGGTATCGGCATGTCGATGGCCGTGTCCATCCGCGTCTCGCAGGCGCGTGGTGCGGATGATCCCGCAGCGGCCCGCGCCGCGCTGCGTCACGGTATCTACATCACCGGGGTGCTCGGCCTCTTCACCGTTGCGCTTGCCCTCGCGCTTTTACCCTTCCTGCATCTCTTCAAGCAGGACCCGGAGGTGGTGGCCATCGCGCCCACCTTCTTCGTGCTCATCGCGATCTCGATGATCCCGGCGATGATCTCGATGGCGGTGAAGAATCATGCCGATGCGATGAACCGCCCTTGGCCCGTCTTCTGGATCTCGCTGGGCGGCGTGCTCTTCGATATCTTCCTGAACTGGGTGATGATCTTCGGAAAGCTGGGCATGCCTGAGCTCGGGCTGGAGGGTGCCGCTATCTCCACCGTCATCGCCCGCGCCGTGGTGCTAGCGGCCATGATCTGGTGGTGCCTGCGCGACCCGGGCATCCGCGAGTGGGTGCCGCAGCGCTGGTTCCGCGCACCCGATTGGGTGGCCATGAGGAGCCTGCTGCGCACCGGCTTCCCCGCCAGCATGCATCTGCTCGCGGAGGTCAGTGCCTTCGTGATGGCGACCTTCATCATCGGAAACATGGGCAAGGCGGCACTCGCATCGCACCAGGTGGCCATCACCTGTGCGGGGACCATCTTCATGGTGCCCCTCGGGCTCTCGATGGCGCTGACCGTGCGGATGGGCGAAGCCTTCGGCGCGAAGAATCACGGCGCGATGCGAGCCATCGTCACCAGCGGTTGGGGAATGGGGATCGCCTTCACCGTGATCAGCGCGACCAGCTTCGTGCTCTTCAATCGCGAGCTGGCCTCCGCCTTCATCGAGGGCGATCGGGCCGCGGAAGTGCTGGAGGCGGCAGCGGCGCTGCTCATCGTCGCGGCGGCATTCCAGTTCTGCGATGCCTTGCAGATCATCTCCGCCGGGGCGCTGCGCGGGCTCGATGATGTCCACACGCCGGCGTGGATCGCCTTCTGGGCCTACTGGGTGATTTCCATCCCGCTGGGCTGGTGCCTCGCTCATCCGCTGAAGTTCGGCGTCACCGGCATGTGGTGGGGCATTACCGCGGGCCTCACCATTACTGCGGTGCTGCTCGGCCACCGCGTCTGGCGGAAGACCGCGGCCGGAGTCGCCGGTTGA
- a CDS encoding RNA recognition motif domain-containing protein, which produces MSKMYVGNLPFSASEDDLRDAFGQYGEVTDVALMMDRETGRPRGFAFVTMGSKEAMDAAIKGLDGQDFGGRNLTVNEARPREERSGGGFGGERRGGGGGGYGGERRGGGGGGYGGERRGGGGGGYGGDRRGGGGGGYGGGGGGGGGRRW; this is translated from the coding sequence ATGAGCAAGATGTATGTGGGGAACCTCCCCTTTTCCGCCAGCGAAGACGATCTGCGCGACGCCTTCGGCCAATACGGCGAAGTGACCGATGTGGCCCTGATGATGGACCGTGAGACCGGCCGCCCGCGTGGCTTTGCCTTCGTGACCATGGGCAGCAAGGAAGCCATGGACGCCGCAATCAAGGGCCTCGATGGCCAGGATTTCGGTGGCCGCAACCTGACCGTGAATGAAGCCCGTCCGCGCGAAGAGCGTTCCGGTGGCGGTTTCGGCGGTGAGCGCCGCGGTGGCGGTGGTGGCGGCTACGGCGGTGAGCGTCGTGGCGGCGGCGGTGGTGGCTACGGCGGCGAGCGCCGCGGTGGTGGCGGCGGCGGCTACGGTGGTGATCGCCGTGGCGGCGGCGGCGGTGGTTACGGCGGTGGTGGTGGTGGCGGCGGTGGCCGTCGCTGGTAA